The following are encoded together in the Flavobacteriales bacterium genome:
- a CDS encoding sigma-70 family RNA polymerase sigma factor, translating into MLSREQEAEIIRKAQKDINAFGPLYDAHFSTVFGFIFKRIRDQAITGELTSVVFMKALNSLPKYTITGAPFSSWLIQIALNEVRQYHRRTNKHSSVPLSEADLLSVYEELDEKQEHERNLEQLLKGLNQLDEEAAIYIEMRFFEGRSFKEMAEILSISADNAKVRTYRALDRLRTIMTNFGTAK; encoded by the coding sequence ATGCTAAGTCGCGAACAGGAGGCCGAAATCATCCGCAAGGCGCAGAAGGACATCAATGCCTTCGGCCCGCTCTACGATGCGCATTTCAGCACCGTTTTCGGCTTCATTTTCAAACGTATCCGCGATCAAGCGATCACAGGCGAACTCACCTCCGTGGTCTTCATGAAGGCTCTGAATTCGCTTCCGAAATACACCATCACAGGCGCACCGTTCTCATCGTGGCTCATTCAGATCGCGCTCAACGAGGTTCGACAGTACCATCGAAGGACAAACAAGCATTCATCCGTTCCGCTCAGCGAAGCCGACCTGCTCTCGGTTTACGAAGAATTAGACGAAAAACAGGAGCACGAACGCAATCTGGAACAACTGCTCAAAGGCCTCAACCAGCTCGATGAAGAGGCAGCCATCTACATCGAAATGCGTTTTTTTGAAGGAAGGTCATTCAAAGAAATGGCAGAGATCTTGAGCATTTCTGCCGACAACGCCAAGGTGCGCACCTACCGCGCCCTCGACCGATTACGAACAATAATGACCAACTTCGGCACCGCAAAATGA
- the gldM gene encoding gliding motility protein GldM has product MAGQQESPRQKMIGMMYLVLTALLALNISKDILDAFVIVNESLAASSETTGKKMDALYSDFELARSIDPEKVDNYWARSQEARRRATELNTFIDSLKTTIIAKTEKVERSVADTLSMDLISKKDDYDTPTNILVGEKEDGSGGLANILKNKVAEYQESMRELLSEEDKKYFNDRIDLSDRKLADQTSTWETNNFYHTPLVASLVILSKLQMDVADVEYDVVSKLYRSFNKKDFFFDTIAATVLPQSNYVLLGEEYQSDIIVAAYSTTRSPKIRIGKLNADGTQLVSSNDTVATQNGKGLFRKRATAEGIFSYEGMVDLVNSEGGTQSYPFRSEYIVARPSLVVSPTQMNVLYKGIDNPVAISVPGVPSEKISATITGGNKLRRTGSGQYVVEMSPQSPNTVNIVVSATMADGTVRNMGKMEFRAKRLPTPFSEINRKSGSIRMSEGELAAQLGLSAKYDEEFVFKLNCRVKKYRVFIQDRQNQIIMNDGFEGSTFPPEVKAALSKAKKGYRVQFEEIEGVGDDEVRHKLAPIIITVM; this is encoded by the coding sequence ATGGCTGGACAGCAAGAATCACCAAGACAAAAAATGATCGGGATGATGTATCTCGTTCTCACCGCCCTTTTGGCGCTCAACATTTCAAAGGACATTCTCGATGCCTTTGTCATTGTCAACGAAAGCCTCGCGGCCAGTTCCGAGACCACGGGCAAAAAGATGGATGCGCTCTATTCCGACTTCGAATTGGCGCGCAGTATCGACCCCGAAAAGGTGGATAATTATTGGGCACGTTCGCAAGAAGCCCGCAGGCGAGCGACTGAGTTGAACACGTTTATCGATAGCCTCAAGACTACCATCATCGCCAAAACCGAAAAAGTGGAACGTTCGGTTGCCGATACACTTTCGATGGACCTCATTTCCAAGAAAGACGACTACGATACTCCAACGAATATTCTTGTGGGCGAGAAGGAAGATGGTTCTGGAGGATTGGCCAATATTCTCAAGAACAAAGTGGCTGAATATCAGGAGTCAATGCGTGAGTTGCTGAGCGAGGAAGATAAAAAGTACTTCAACGACCGCATTGATCTTTCCGATCGAAAGTTGGCTGACCAGACCTCAACGTGGGAAACCAACAACTTTTACCACACACCTTTGGTCGCTTCGCTGGTCATCCTCTCCAAGCTGCAAATGGATGTGGCCGATGTGGAATATGATGTGGTGAGCAAACTCTACCGCTCGTTCAATAAGAAGGATTTCTTCTTTGATACGATTGCCGCAACCGTGCTTCCGCAAAGCAATTATGTGCTTTTGGGAGAGGAATATCAGTCCGACATCATTGTGGCGGCATACAGCACCACACGTTCGCCCAAGATCCGAATTGGAAAACTCAACGCAGACGGAACGCAGCTCGTTTCAAGCAACGACACGGTTGCCACCCAGAACGGCAAAGGCCTTTTCCGAAAACGAGCCACGGCCGAAGGCATTTTCTCCTATGAAGGCATGGTCGACCTCGTGAACAGCGAAGGCGGAACGCAGAGCTATCCGTTCCGATCGGAATACATCGTAGCGCGGCCATCATTGGTGGTGTCGCCAACGCAGATGAATGTGCTTTACAAAGGCATTGACAATCCTGTGGCCATCTCGGTTCCTGGTGTTCCTTCCGAAAAGATTTCCGCCACTATCACCGGAGGAAACAAACTTAGAAGAACGGGTTCAGGTCAGTATGTCGTTGAAATGAGCCCACAATCTCCGAACACGGTTAACATCGTTGTTTCAGCCACAATGGCTGATGGAACCGTACGGAATATGGGCAAAATGGAGTTTCGAGCGAAACGTTTACCGACTCCGTTTTCAGAGATCAATCGGAAATCTGGGTCCATCAGAATGTCTGAAGGAGAACTCGCGGCTCAGCTCGGATTATCAGCAAAATATGATGAGGAATTTGTGTTCAAACTTAATTGTCGCGTCAAGAAGTATCGGGTTTTCATTCAAGACCGTCAGAACCAGATTATCATGAACGATGGTTTTGAAGGGAGCACTTTTCCACCTGAAGTCAAAGCGGCTCTTTCGAAAGCAAAGAAGGGTTATCGTGTCCAGTTTGAGGAAATCGAAGGAGTTGGTGACGATGAGGTTCGCCACAAACTAGCTCCAATCATCATAACCGTAATGTGA
- a CDS encoding alpha/beta fold hydrolase: MKLNYKEYGEGKPLVILHGLFGSLDNWFSLAKAFTDHHHVYLIDQRNHAQSPHSDTHTYDEMADDLFEFFSAHGVKDAVLIGHSMGGKTAMKFAALHSELLEKLIIVDMGIKQYPVHHDLIIRSMQALDLDAMTSRKEAEAFLSHMLDEDADTIQFLLKNIYRQTKDDGSVGYAWRFNLPVLAQDIEEMGLPILSGSEVPTLFINGTKSKYIVDEDKSAILDLFPNAQFKALNTGHWVHAQDPEGFVNAVKAFID, encoded by the coding sequence ATGAAGCTGAATTACAAAGAATATGGTGAAGGAAAACCGTTGGTCATTCTTCACGGACTGTTCGGTTCGTTAGACAATTGGTTTTCGCTGGCCAAAGCCTTTACAGACCATCATCATGTTTACCTGATCGACCAGCGGAACCACGCACAATCTCCACATAGCGACACTCACACCTATGATGAAATGGCTGATGATCTTTTTGAGTTCTTCAGCGCGCACGGGGTAAAAGACGCTGTTCTGATAGGGCATTCAATGGGAGGTAAAACAGCCATGAAATTTGCGGCACTCCATTCGGAACTATTGGAAAAGCTGATTATTGTGGACATGGGAATCAAACAATATCCCGTGCATCACGACCTCATCATTCGGTCCATGCAGGCCTTGGATCTGGATGCCATGACATCTCGGAAAGAGGCCGAAGCCTTCCTAAGTCACATGCTTGATGAAGATGCAGACACGATTCAATTCCTGCTCAAGAACATCTATCGACAAACGAAAGACGATGGCTCGGTAGGCTACGCTTGGAGATTCAATCTACCCGTGCTGGCACAAGACATTGAAGAGATGGGATTGCCGATTCTTTCGGGGTCCGAAGTGCCTACGCTTTTCATTAACGGAACAAAATCCAAATACATCGTAGATGAAGACAAATCTGCGATTCTAGACCTTTTCCCGAACGCTCAATTCAAAGCCTTGAACACTGGTCATTGGGTTCATGCGCAAGATCCTGAAGGATTTGTAAATGCAGTGAAAGCGTTTATTGATTGA